In one window of Nocardiopsis aegyptia DNA:
- a CDS encoding C40 family peptidase has product MTRTPRSRALRRGATVGTVALGAIVLSSGLAMAEPTQEEAQERYEELQQELSELNEAYNQAQEDHAAAEAEVEEIEGQLETAEEELDAVSGQAANIAQSAYVGASYSTFGVLFGVSPDDALQNIADLDFLSVGQEIVLEDYVGAVERFEGLKGQAEEAETAAAEALEAAESAQEEGETALEEQEELVAELAPEPAAASSGGSTETAEAAAASGDVQAVLDFARAQIGKPYVWGGTGPDSYDCSGLVQAAWAQAGVSLPRTTYDQVNAGTPVSRDELQPGDLLFFYSESAPSHVGIYSGDGMMIHGSNPSKPLEEVDLASYWDSVFTGAVRVG; this is encoded by the coding sequence GTGACTCGCACACCCCGTTCGCGCGCCCTGCGCCGCGGCGCCACGGTCGGCACCGTCGCCCTGGGCGCCATCGTCCTGTCCTCGGGCCTGGCCATGGCCGAGCCCACCCAGGAGGAGGCCCAGGAACGCTACGAGGAGCTCCAGCAGGAGCTGTCCGAACTCAACGAGGCCTACAACCAGGCCCAGGAGGACCACGCGGCGGCCGAGGCCGAGGTCGAGGAGATCGAGGGGCAGCTGGAGACGGCCGAGGAGGAGCTGGACGCGGTGTCCGGCCAGGCGGCCAACATCGCCCAGTCCGCCTACGTCGGCGCCAGCTACAGCACCTTCGGCGTCCTCTTCGGCGTCTCGCCCGACGACGCCCTGCAGAACATCGCCGACCTCGACTTCCTGTCCGTGGGGCAGGAGATCGTCCTGGAGGACTACGTCGGCGCGGTCGAGCGCTTCGAGGGACTCAAGGGGCAGGCGGAGGAGGCCGAGACCGCCGCCGCCGAGGCTCTGGAGGCCGCCGAGTCGGCCCAGGAGGAGGGCGAGACCGCGCTGGAGGAGCAGGAGGAGCTCGTCGCCGAGCTCGCCCCGGAGCCGGCCGCCGCGTCCTCCGGCGGATCCACGGAGACCGCCGAGGCCGCGGCGGCCTCGGGCGACGTCCAGGCCGTCCTGGACTTCGCACGTGCCCAGATCGGCAAGCCCTACGTGTGGGGCGGCACCGGCCCCGACTCCTACGACTGCTCCGGCCTGGTCCAGGCGGCCTGGGCCCAGGCCGGCGTCAGCCTGCCGCGCACCACCTACGACCAGGTCAACGCCGGCACGCCCGTCTCGCGCGACGAGCTCCAGCCGGGCGACCTGCTGTTCTTCTACAGCGAGTCGGCGCCGAGCCACGTCGGGATCTACTCCGGCGACGGGATGATGATCCACGGCTCCAACCCCTCCAAGCCGCTGGAGGAGGTCGACCTCGCCTCGTACTGGGACAGCGTCTTCACCGGTGCGGTCCGGGTGGGCTGA
- a CDS encoding S9 family peptidase, which produces MKPVDIARLHSLGAPALSPDGRRAVFSLTRPDLEADTYTSALWTVPTDGSAPPERLTRGDRDSAPAFSPDGRWIAFLRADDDKRPQIHVLPAGGGEPWKVTDHPLGAGDIAWSPDSTRIAHTARVPEPGRYTGTEPAKEPPRRITRLKYRLDDLGFTNDRRAHVFVTAPIDPSGAAGEPVRVTDGDTDHSAPRWRPDGSELVFCAARHATRDTDLVADVWACAPEEGAEPRRVSAGDLDAHTPRFSPDGSTVYFLADELGEDLNDFVGQTTGAWSVPADASAAPTRLTPGEGPRMQPDLLVAEDGLLGLAQNRGAVDLVLVPFEGGVRQLSVGEAQTQSFDHVEGADGGVTVAVVADDRSSGELVRVTENGEQRLTDFADIDPLPMTELTAHTGDGYPVHGWVTLPEGEGPHPVVLMIHGGPFAQYGPQLFDETQVYAAAGYAVVMCNPRGSAGYGHEHGRAIIGSVGETTATDVLAFLDEALGDERLDAGRVGIMGGSHGGFMTTWIAAHHGERFRAAISERAVNALDSFHGSSDIGAFFPGPLYGPPEVWAKESPLTYADRIDLPFLIIHSEQDWRCPVEQAQRLFVALRRRGHETEMLLFPGEGHEMSRSGLPSHRVARFEAVLEWWGRHL; this is translated from the coding sequence ATGAAACCCGTTGACATCGCCCGCCTGCACAGTCTGGGCGCCCCCGCCCTGTCCCCCGACGGCCGCCGCGCGGTCTTCTCCCTCACCCGCCCCGACCTGGAGGCGGACACCTACACCAGCGCGCTGTGGACGGTCCCCACCGACGGCTCCGCGCCCCCCGAGCGCCTCACCCGCGGGGACAGGGACAGCGCCCCCGCCTTCTCGCCCGACGGCCGCTGGATCGCCTTCCTGCGCGCCGATGACGACAAGCGCCCCCAGATCCACGTGCTGCCCGCCGGCGGCGGCGAGCCGTGGAAGGTGACCGACCACCCCCTCGGCGCGGGCGACATCGCGTGGAGCCCCGACTCCACCCGGATCGCCCACACCGCCCGCGTTCCCGAGCCCGGCCGCTACACGGGCACCGAGCCCGCCAAGGAGCCGCCGCGCCGCATCACCCGGCTCAAGTACCGCCTCGACGACCTCGGCTTCACCAACGACCGGCGCGCGCACGTGTTCGTCACCGCCCCGATCGACCCCTCCGGCGCGGCGGGCGAGCCCGTGCGGGTCACCGACGGCGACACCGACCACTCCGCCCCGCGATGGCGTCCCGACGGCTCCGAACTCGTGTTCTGCGCCGCGCGGCACGCCACCCGCGACACCGACCTGGTGGCGGACGTGTGGGCGTGCGCGCCCGAGGAGGGCGCCGAGCCGCGCCGGGTGAGCGCGGGCGACCTGGACGCCCACACCCCCCGCTTCTCCCCGGACGGGTCCACCGTGTACTTCCTGGCCGACGAGCTCGGCGAGGACCTGAACGACTTCGTCGGGCAGACCACCGGCGCCTGGTCGGTTCCGGCCGACGCCTCGGCCGCGCCCACCCGGCTGACCCCCGGCGAGGGGCCCAGGATGCAGCCGGACCTGCTGGTGGCCGAGGACGGCCTGCTGGGCCTGGCGCAGAACCGGGGCGCCGTCGACCTGGTCCTGGTGCCCTTCGAGGGCGGTGTGCGGCAGCTGTCCGTCGGTGAGGCGCAGACGCAGTCCTTCGACCACGTCGAAGGGGCCGACGGCGGCGTCACCGTCGCGGTCGTGGCCGATGATCGCTCCAGCGGTGAACTGGTCCGGGTGACCGAGAACGGCGAGCAGCGGCTCACCGACTTCGCCGACATCGATCCGCTGCCCATGACGGAGCTGACCGCGCACACCGGCGACGGCTACCCCGTGCACGGGTGGGTGACGCTCCCCGAGGGGGAGGGCCCGCACCCGGTCGTGCTGATGATCCACGGCGGGCCGTTCGCGCAGTACGGCCCCCAGCTCTTCGACGAGACCCAGGTCTACGCCGCCGCCGGGTACGCGGTGGTGATGTGCAACCCGCGCGGGTCCGCGGGCTACGGGCACGAGCACGGCCGGGCCATCATCGGTTCGGTGGGCGAGACCACCGCGACCGACGTCCTGGCCTTCCTGGACGAGGCGCTCGGCGACGAGCGGCTCGACGCCGGCCGCGTGGGGATCATGGGCGGCTCGCACGGCGGCTTCATGACGACGTGGATCGCCGCGCACCACGGTGAGCGGTTCCGCGCGGCCATCAGTGAGCGCGCCGTCAACGCGCTGGACAGCTTCCACGGCTCCTCCGACATCGGGGCGTTCTTCCCCGGGCCGCTCTACGGCCCGCCGGAGGTCTGGGCCAAGGAGAGCCCGCTGACCTACGCCGACCGGATCGACCTGCCGTTCCTGATCATCCACTCCGAGCAGGACTGGCGGTGCCCGGTGGAGCAGGCGCAGCGGTTGTTCGTGGCGTTGCGCAGGCGCGGGCACGAGACGGAGATGCTGCTGTTCCCGGGGGAGGGGCACGAGATGTCGCGCTCGGGCCTGCCCAGCCACCGGGTGGCCAGGTTCGAGGCCGTCCTGGAGTGGTGGGGCCGCCACCTGTGA
- a CDS encoding MFS transporter, with product MADASPAPRTDNSPSPDPRQRRREQRGWYLYDWANSVFITSVVTVLIGPYMSTLACSSAGAADAAACQDASLALAPLGVDWFTLHPNALYPALTTLAILLQILLLPSVGAMVDRSRHKRRWLLWLALGGSACTAGLYAATDGYHAASVLFVLANVLYGLSIVVYNAFLPEVSTPDERDRVSVTGWGIGYLGGALLLAVHLGLVLSADSLGIDTGHAVRIAFVSVGLWWAGFTVLSVRPLRDRYGALAVGRGTGGAVGGSLRQFAHTLRDMRRYPNTILFLLAFILFNDGVQAAIRYAAPFATQDLGLEEDALIMTILVIQFVAFAGAFLAGRVALVVGSKATVLGSLAVWCLLVALAYFLPAGNVPLFVAMGVGIGLVLGGTQSLARALFSQLIPPGREAEYFSLYQISDRGSTFLGSLAVTIAVSLTGGYRFAILSLIVFFVIGGALLWRTRMREGIEAVGNKVPERL from the coding sequence ATGGCCGACGCCTCCCCCGCACCGAGGACGGACAACTCGCCCTCCCCGGACCCGCGACAGCGCAGACGCGAGCAGCGCGGCTGGTACCTGTACGACTGGGCCAACTCGGTGTTCATCACCTCCGTGGTGACGGTCCTCATCGGCCCGTACATGAGCACCCTGGCGTGCTCCTCGGCCGGAGCCGCCGACGCGGCGGCGTGCCAGGACGCGTCCCTGGCCCTGGCCCCGCTGGGCGTGGACTGGTTCACGCTGCACCCCAACGCGCTCTATCCCGCGCTGACCACGCTGGCGATCCTGCTCCAGATCCTCCTGCTGCCCTCGGTCGGCGCGATGGTCGACCGGTCCCGGCACAAGCGGCGCTGGCTGCTCTGGCTGGCCCTGGGCGGTTCGGCGTGCACCGCCGGCCTGTACGCGGCCACCGACGGCTACCACGCGGCGTCGGTGCTGTTCGTGCTGGCCAACGTGCTGTACGGGCTCTCGATCGTGGTCTACAACGCGTTCCTGCCGGAGGTCTCCACCCCGGACGAGCGCGACCGGGTCTCGGTCACGGGGTGGGGCATCGGCTACCTCGGCGGCGCCCTGCTGCTCGCCGTCCACCTGGGCCTGGTGCTCTCGGCGGACTCGCTCGGCATCGACACCGGCCACGCCGTGCGGATCGCGTTCGTGTCGGTGGGCCTGTGGTGGGCGGGCTTCACGGTCCTGTCGGTCCGGCCGCTGCGCGACCGCTACGGCGCCCTGGCCGTGGGCAGGGGGACGGGCGGCGCCGTCGGCGGGTCGCTGCGCCAGTTCGCGCACACCCTGCGCGACATGCGCCGCTACCCCAACACCATCCTGTTCCTGCTCGCGTTCATCCTGTTCAACGACGGTGTGCAGGCGGCCATCCGCTACGCGGCGCCGTTCGCGACCCAGGACCTGGGCCTGGAGGAGGACGCGCTGATCATGACCATCCTGGTCATCCAGTTCGTCGCCTTCGCCGGCGCGTTCCTGGCCGGGCGCGTGGCCCTGGTGGTGGGCAGCAAGGCCACGGTCCTGGGCAGCCTGGCGGTGTGGTGCCTGCTGGTGGCCCTGGCCTACTTCCTGCCCGCGGGCAACGTGCCGCTGTTCGTGGCGATGGGCGTGGGCATCGGCCTGGTCCTGGGCGGCACCCAGTCGCTGGCCCGGGCGCTGTTCTCCCAGCTGATCCCGCCGGGCCGCGAGGCGGAGTACTTCAGCCTCTACCAGATCTCCGACCGGGGGTCGACGTTCCTGGGTTCGCTCGCGGTCACGATCGCGGTGAGCCTCACCGGCGGCTACCGGTTCGCGATCCTCTCGCTCATCGTGTTCTTCGTCATCGGCGGCGCCCTGCTGTGGCGAACCCGGATGCGCGAGGGCATCGAAGCGGTCGGGAACAAGGTGCCCGAACGCCTGTGA
- a CDS encoding DEAD/DEAH box helicase: MRVVHGAWVRDALVLWGEADGAPAGAGGTRTRSGGPPWHPRAAGAAALRALLASAGNGAVAERARETDLVLDLPGDGTAPLPSSSGDGHGSAVRSPWRVPGLALGAADADAVLPVLGRATAPVPGPSLLHLAAVHDFAERLVAAGAVLPDLVGDPPRARWRPAPVDTAEEHLAALTAALPPSAHAHLTGDDSASPARACVLAPLELLTDAAARRLAPAASQPADRAAATAPAARLAEALTGGRARVDADTAQELRGPLRQWRERVRGKGRARLLFLLREPDRDGPWQVEFWVRSDSDPGLRLPLERVWLGEGAAWLPDDVGTTALADLRRAARHYPALHRALSDLAPARLPLSTAGAEEFVGRAAARLGAAGFAVVLPEWSGRGALALRMAVEDEPRKRRRGGVGPTDLVDVSFEALLRGTDSDLPLEESELAELAELARLKRSLVRVRGRWMEMDPERVGAALDLLRKRGSLRREQALRMAVGANPAVPLPVADVVADGPLGALLDGGAKAEPRPMGTPPGFTGTLRPYQDRGAAWLRFLGELGLGAVLADDMGLGKTVQLLALLTDERAEGPAPGPTLLVCPVSLVGNWRREAARFAPGLRVHVQHGPDRPGGNALARLVGACDLVVTTYGVVARDDELAALPWHRVVCDEAQALKNHATRQARAVRALPAATRIALTGTPVENNLGELWSVMEFTNPGLLGSAQDFQRAVADPAEAAAHGDGGGAGDDAGAGTGTGAATDLVRRLTGPFVLRRLKTDRSIIADLPEKQEMRTWCTLTPEQASLYKAVVDEMAQRMSEADEKERKGLVLATMSRLKQICNHPAQFLGDGSALSGRSGKLDRLESILGEAVAEGDKALCFTQYARFGERLAPYLAARTGVPVLWLHGGTPRAERERMTEHFQNASGPMVFLLSLKAAGTGLNLTAANHVVHVDRWWNPAVENQATDRAFRIGQRRDVQVRKMVCVGTVEERVDEMIERKSALADGAVATGEQWLAGLSVADLREVVRLAPEAVAG; the protein is encoded by the coding sequence GTGCGGGTCGTGCACGGCGCGTGGGTCAGGGACGCACTGGTGCTGTGGGGTGAGGCGGACGGCGCCCCGGCCGGAGCGGGCGGCACGCGGACGCGCTCCGGCGGCCCCCCGTGGCACCCCCGCGCGGCCGGCGCCGCCGCCCTGCGCGCCCTCCTGGCGTCGGCGGGGAACGGCGCGGTGGCCGAACGCGCCCGGGAGACCGATCTGGTCCTGGACCTGCCCGGCGACGGCACCGCGCCCCTCCCCTCCTCGTCCGGTGACGGGCATGGGTCGGCCGTCCGCTCCCCCTGGCGGGTCCCGGGACTGGCCCTGGGCGCCGCCGACGCCGACGCCGTGCTGCCGGTCCTCGGCCGCGCCACCGCTCCGGTGCCGGGACCGTCGCTGCTCCACCTGGCGGCGGTGCACGACTTCGCCGAGCGGCTCGTCGCCGCCGGGGCCGTCCTGCCCGACCTCGTGGGCGACCCGCCCCGGGCGCGCTGGCGGCCCGCCCCGGTGGACACCGCCGAGGAGCACCTGGCCGCCCTCACCGCCGCCCTGCCGCCGAGCGCGCACGCCCACCTGACCGGGGACGACTCCGCCTCGCCCGCGCGCGCCTGCGTCCTGGCGCCCCTGGAGCTGCTCACCGACGCCGCCGCCCGGCGCCTGGCGCCCGCGGCGTCCCAGCCCGCCGACCGCGCGGCCGCGACCGCCCCGGCCGCGCGGCTGGCGGAGGCGCTGACCGGTGGGCGCGCCCGGGTGGACGCCGACACCGCCCAGGAGCTGCGCGGGCCGCTGCGCCAGTGGCGCGAGCGCGTGCGCGGCAAGGGCCGGGCGCGGCTGCTGTTCCTGCTGCGCGAACCCGACCGGGACGGCCCCTGGCAGGTGGAGTTCTGGGTGCGCTCGGACAGCGACCCCGGACTGCGCCTGCCGCTGGAGCGGGTGTGGCTGGGCGAGGGCGCGGCGTGGCTGCCCGACGACGTCGGCACCACCGCGCTGGCCGACCTGCGCCGGGCCGCACGGCACTACCCCGCCCTGCACCGCGCGCTGTCCGACCTCGCCCCCGCACGGCTGCCGCTGAGCACCGCCGGCGCCGAGGAGTTCGTGGGCCGGGCCGCGGCGCGATTGGGCGCCGCCGGGTTCGCGGTCGTGCTGCCCGAGTGGAGCGGGCGCGGTGCGCTCGCGCTGCGCATGGCGGTCGAGGACGAGCCGCGCAAGCGGCGGCGCGGCGGGGTCGGCCCCACCGACCTGGTCGACGTCTCCTTCGAGGCGCTGCTGCGCGGCACCGACTCCGACCTGCCGCTGGAGGAGTCCGAACTGGCCGAGCTGGCCGAACTGGCCCGGCTCAAGCGCTCGCTGGTACGGGTGCGGGGCCGGTGGATGGAGATGGACCCCGAGCGGGTCGGCGCCGCCCTGGACCTGCTCCGCAAGCGCGGTTCCCTGCGCCGGGAGCAGGCACTGCGGATGGCGGTCGGCGCCAACCCCGCCGTGCCGCTGCCCGTCGCCGACGTGGTGGCCGACGGCCCGCTGGGCGCGCTGCTGGACGGCGGCGCCAAGGCCGAACCGCGACCGATGGGCACTCCCCCGGGCTTCACCGGGACGCTGCGCCCCTACCAGGACCGGGGCGCGGCCTGGCTGCGGTTCCTGGGCGAGCTGGGCCTGGGCGCGGTCCTGGCCGACGACATGGGCCTGGGCAAGACCGTCCAGCTGCTGGCGCTGCTCACCGACGAGCGGGCCGAGGGCCCCGCGCCCGGCCCGACCCTGCTGGTGTGCCCGGTCTCGCTGGTGGGCAACTGGCGGCGCGAGGCCGCCCGGTTCGCCCCGGGGCTGCGGGTGCACGTCCAGCACGGGCCGGACCGGCCGGGCGGCAACGCCCTGGCGCGGCTGGTCGGCGCCTGCGACCTGGTGGTGACCACCTACGGCGTGGTGGCGCGCGACGACGAGTTGGCGGCGCTGCCCTGGCACCGGGTGGTGTGCGACGAGGCGCAGGCGCTGAAGAACCACGCCACCCGGCAGGCACGCGCGGTGCGGGCGCTGCCCGCCGCCACCCGGATCGCGCTGACCGGGACGCCGGTGGAGAACAACCTGGGCGAGCTGTGGTCGGTGATGGAGTTCACCAACCCGGGGCTGCTGGGGTCGGCCCAGGACTTCCAGCGCGCGGTGGCCGATCCGGCCGAGGCCGCGGCCCACGGCGACGGTGGCGGTGCCGGTGATGACGCGGGCGCGGGCACGGGCACCGGTGCGGCGACGGACCTGGTGCGCCGCCTGACCGGGCCGTTCGTGCTGCGCCGGCTCAAGACCGACCGCTCCATCATCGCCGACCTGCCCGAGAAGCAGGAGATGCGGACCTGGTGCACGCTCACCCCGGAGCAGGCCTCCCTGTACAAGGCGGTCGTGGACGAGATGGCCCAGCGCATGTCCGAGGCCGACGAGAAGGAGCGCAAGGGCCTGGTGCTGGCGACGATGTCGCGGCTCAAGCAGATCTGCAACCACCCGGCGCAGTTCCTGGGCGACGGCTCGGCGCTGTCGGGCCGCTCGGGCAAGCTCGACCGGCTGGAGTCGATCCTGGGCGAGGCGGTGGCCGAGGGCGACAAGGCGCTGTGCTTCACGCAGTACGCGCGGTTCGGCGAGCGGCTGGCGCCCTACCTGGCCGCGCGCACCGGCGTTCCGGTGCTGTGGCTGCACGGCGGGACGCCGCGGGCCGAGCGCGAGCGGATGACCGAGCACTTCCAGAACGCCTCGGGGCCGATGGTGTTCCTGCTCTCCCTCAAGGCGGCGGGCACGGGACTGAACCTGACCGCGGCCAACCACGTCGTGCACGTGGACCGGTGGTGGAATCCGGCGGTGGAGAACCAGGCCACCGACCGGGCGTTCCGCATCGGCCAGCGGCGGGACGTGCAGGTGCGCAAGATGGTGTGCGTGGGGACCGTGGAGGAACGGGTGGACGAGATGATCGAGCGCAAGAGCGCGCTGGCCGACGGGGCGGTGGCCACCGGGGAGCAGTGGCTGGCCGGGCTCTCGGTGGCGGACCTGCGCGAGGTCGTGCGCCTGGCGCCGGAGGCGGTGGCCGGATGA
- a CDS encoding SAM-dependent methyltransferase: MADRFPPNIDMETPSIARMYDFLLGGKDNFEADRKACEALANGIPELVTFANDNRAYLARAVEYVAAQGVDQFLDLGAGLPTADNTHHAAQRHNPEARVVYVDHDPIVLSHGRALIDDSVRTAFLLADIRDTDGILSAPETTRLLDLDRPLCVMLVSLLHCLPDDSDPFGMVRRLMDRLAPGSCIIFSHIVSDDPAAAVWMTDKILSFGTPWGRVRSPEEASVVFDGLELASPWLDGRDEGPFAVDCATWRKPDADPRFRPASAESKLWELSGVAFRR; the protein is encoded by the coding sequence ATGGCTGACCGCTTCCCCCCCAACATCGACATGGAAACCCCCAGCATCGCACGCATGTACGATTTCCTGCTCGGCGGAAAGGACAACTTCGAGGCGGATCGCAAAGCGTGCGAGGCCCTCGCGAACGGCATTCCCGAACTGGTCACGTTCGCCAATGACAACCGCGCCTATCTGGCGCGGGCGGTGGAATACGTCGCCGCCCAGGGGGTCGACCAGTTCCTCGACCTCGGCGCGGGCCTGCCCACCGCCGACAACACCCACCACGCGGCCCAGCGGCACAACCCCGAGGCCCGCGTCGTCTACGTCGACCACGACCCCATCGTGCTCTCGCACGGCCGCGCGCTGATCGACGACAGCGTCAGGACCGCCTTCCTGCTCGCCGACATCCGTGACACCGACGGCATCCTCAGCGCCCCCGAGACGACCCGGCTCCTCGATCTGGACCGGCCGCTGTGCGTGATGCTGGTGTCGCTCCTGCACTGCCTGCCCGACGACAGCGACCCGTTCGGCATGGTGCGGCGGCTGATGGACCGGCTGGCCCCGGGCTCGTGCATCATCTTCTCGCACATCGTCTCCGACGACCCGGCCGCCGCCGTCTGGATGACCGACAAGATCCTGTCCTTCGGCACGCCGTGGGGCCGGGTGCGCAGCCCCGAGGAGGCCTCCGTGGTCTTCGACGGCCTGGAGCTGGCCAGCCCGTGGCTCGACGGACGCGACGAGGGCCCCTTCGCGGTGGACTGCGCCACCTGGCGCAAGCCGGACGCCGACCCGCGCTTCCGGCCCGCGTCCGCCGAGAGCAAGCTGTGGGAGCTGTCGGGCGTCGCCTTCCGGCGCTGA
- a CDS encoding SWIM zinc finger family protein: protein MSGTWSALLEEALRAGPAGSGPVPSSAAGGPTVERLAVREGEVVARVRGGFEVSLIRPVFSEDEWERACAALASQPVFRARLLAGELPPAVARVFSVLGLDLVPRGWADLVATCSCDDWRGRCAHLAAAVAELGREADRDPFALAAWCGRARRDLVARVAAVARDPESAGPDGGPDGGPDGSGDGNSDGDRNGDTSGTCAFDADTVAGFWSAPPLPSPFSAPSGVGARVRAAAPGALADEIPAFTHARI, encoded by the coding sequence ATGAGCGGCACGTGGTCGGCCCTGCTGGAGGAGGCCCTGCGCGCGGGACCGGCCGGGTCCGGGCCGGTCCCCTCGTCGGCGGCCGGTGGCCCGACGGTGGAGCGGCTGGCGGTGCGCGAGGGCGAGGTCGTCGCGCGGGTGCGCGGCGGCTTCGAGGTGAGCCTCATCCGGCCGGTCTTCTCCGAGGACGAGTGGGAGCGCGCCTGCGCGGCGCTGGCCTCGCAGCCGGTGTTCCGGGCGCGGCTGCTGGCGGGGGAACTGCCCCCGGCGGTGGCGCGGGTGTTCTCCGTCCTGGGCCTGGACCTGGTGCCGCGCGGGTGGGCCGACCTGGTGGCCACCTGCTCGTGCGACGACTGGCGGGGGCGCTGCGCGCACCTGGCCGCGGCCGTGGCCGAGCTGGGGCGCGAGGCCGACCGCGACCCCTTCGCCCTGGCCGCCTGGTGCGGACGCGCGCGCCGGGACCTCGTCGCCCGGGTCGCGGCGGTCGCCCGGGACCCGGAGTCGGCCGGCCCGGACGGGGGCCCGGACGGGGGCCCGGACGGGAGCGGTGACGGGAACAGCGATGGGGACAGGAACGGAGATACGTCCGGGACCTGCGCTTTCGATGCCGACACGGTGGCCGGATTCTGGTCCGCTCCCCCGCTGCCCTCCCCCTTCTCCGCGCCTTCCGGAGTGGGTGCGCGCGTGCGGGCCGCGGCGCCCGGAGCGCTCGCCGACGAGATCCCCGCATTCACACACGCCCGCATCTGA
- a CDS encoding Rv3235 family protein, translated as MSHSRRRHPCPRPLCHRDSPSHRPVTTPARTPQGRPATARCGAPLRGHRTPGEVHLLAQRVAEVLVGRRTPEALRDQLAVPVREELRRLRGSVPCALAPRLTRVFHQPLPGRTVEANAVIMCDHRTRVFAFRARREDDRWVCTSLETDTSRRAR; from the coding sequence ATGTCGCACTCCCGGCGCCGTCACCCCTGCCCCCGGCCCCTCTGCCACCGCGACTCCCCCTCCCACCGCCCCGTCACCACGCCCGCCCGCACGCCGCAGGGCCGCCCGGCCACGGCCCGCTGCGGCGCACCGCTGCGCGGCCACCGCACCCCCGGCGAGGTGCACCTGCTGGCGCAGCGGGTGGCGGAGGTACTGGTGGGCCGGCGCACGCCGGAGGCCCTGCGCGACCAGCTCGCGGTGCCCGTGCGCGAGGAGCTGCGCCGTCTGCGCGGGTCGGTGCCCTGTGCGCTGGCGCCCCGGCTCACCCGGGTCTTCCACCAGCCGCTGCCCGGCCGCACCGTGGAGGCCAACGCCGTGATCATGTGCGACCACCGCACCCGCGTCTTCGCCTTCCGGGCGCGCCGCGAGGACGACCGGTGGGTGTGCACCAGCCTGGAGACCGACACCTCCCGCCGCGCGCGGTGA
- a CDS encoding glycerophosphodiester phosphodiesterase translates to MTDAYLSSPPPLALAHRGGWFTDGQGVRRTELENTAVAFQHAIDLGYTYLETDVHATSDGVLMAFHDPTLDRATDTSGAIGDLPYHEVARARVAGQEPVPVLEDLLTTWPEARFNIDLKSDAAVEPLIDVLRRTEAWDRVCVGSFDQRRLDRARRLFDRPVATSCGPRDVLRLRAVSLCRPLWPLAGRVPVCAQIPLRHGTFPLLSRDLIRTAHRCGLQVHVWTVNEPPVMERLLDAGVDGIVTDNTFALKEILVRRGLWRGSAPGAHSTLQNG, encoded by the coding sequence GTGACAGACGCCTACCTCTCCTCACCCCCTCCCCTGGCGCTCGCCCACCGCGGCGGGTGGTTCACCGACGGCCAGGGCGTACGCCGGACCGAGCTGGAGAACACCGCGGTCGCCTTCCAGCACGCCATCGACCTGGGCTACACGTACCTGGAGACGGACGTGCACGCCACCAGCGACGGCGTCCTGATGGCCTTCCACGACCCCACGCTCGACCGCGCCACCGACACGAGCGGCGCCATCGGCGACCTGCCCTACCACGAGGTCGCCCGGGCCCGCGTGGCCGGGCAGGAGCCCGTCCCCGTCCTGGAGGACCTGCTCACCACCTGGCCCGAGGCACGGTTCAACATCGACCTGAAGTCGGACGCCGCGGTGGAGCCCCTGATCGACGTCCTGCGCCGCACCGAGGCGTGGGACCGGGTGTGCGTGGGCTCCTTCGACCAGCGCCGCCTCGACCGCGCCCGCCGCCTGTTCGACCGCCCGGTCGCCACCTCCTGCGGTCCCCGCGACGTGCTGCGCCTGCGCGCGGTGTCGCTGTGCCGGCCGCTGTGGCCGCTGGCCGGCCGGGTACCGGTCTGCGCGCAGATCCCCCTGCGCCACGGGACCTTCCCGCTCCTGAGCCGGGACCTCATCCGCACCGCGCACCGGTGCGGCCTCCAGGTCCACGTGTGGACCGTCAACGAGCCCCCGGTGATGGAGCGCCTGCTCGACGCGGGCGTGGACGGCATCGTCACCGACAACACGTTCGCGCTCAAGGAGATCCTGGTCCGCCGCGGCCTGTGGCGGGGCTCCGCTCCCGGCGCCCACAGCACCCTCCAGAACGGATAG